The following are encoded together in the Bradyrhizobium sp. CCGUVB1N3 genome:
- a CDS encoding DNA polymerase Y family protein — MSASSANRRRILSLWLPRLPIDRIKRVLSLISERPDKAFSSEVDIGSREENALKRNDQPSIVVAKENNALSIYALDDAAGRLGLHIGQPLANARAICPELKVFDADVAADAKTLEDIADWCDRFTPLVALDPPHGLFLDVTGCAHLFGGEANLLQALVRALARQGFAISAAIASTSICARTLTRQAPSTIVADGAEAEAINRFPVSALGADDAITTGLRRAGLKTIGDVASRSPHEITARFGARFSTLLAHALGQGDAPISPRKPLPDYIVEKRFAEPIATDTMIAMTLSRLADTLIVSMEKQGKGARRLEASFFRTDGVVRAIMVETGRPVTRSAVIDRLFRERLDALADPLDPGFGFDMVRLSASRTEIVVQEQRDLDAHVHDNDELAALIDRIAARIGGKRVVVHRPQDTHIPECAVLAAPAQHHLAAAAQAEWPSRVESEPPLRPLRLFDRPEPIKVPFATVPDGAPHQFTWRRALHAVVRVEGPERIAMEWWRQDGKQLTRDYFRVEDAEGLRFWIFRDGLYDSELVDEEGRSVPANWYVHGLFA; from the coding sequence ATGAGTGCCAGTTCAGCGAACCGTCGTCGTATCCTCAGCCTGTGGCTGCCGCGCCTGCCCATCGATCGCATCAAGCGGGTGCTTTCGCTCATCAGCGAAAGGCCGGATAAAGCATTTTCAAGCGAAGTGGACATCGGTTCGCGTGAAGAAAACGCGTTAAAACGAAATGATCAGCCGAGCATCGTCGTTGCCAAGGAAAACAACGCGCTCTCGATCTACGCGCTCGATGACGCGGCCGGCCGCCTCGGCCTGCATATCGGCCAGCCGCTGGCGAATGCCCGCGCGATCTGTCCGGAATTAAAGGTGTTCGACGCCGATGTCGCGGCGGATGCCAAGACGCTCGAGGATATCGCCGACTGGTGCGACCGCTTCACGCCGCTGGTGGCGCTCGATCCCCCGCATGGCCTCTTTCTCGACGTCACCGGCTGCGCGCATCTGTTCGGCGGCGAAGCCAACCTGTTGCAGGCGCTCGTTCGTGCGCTGGCGCGGCAGGGGTTTGCGATCAGCGCGGCGATCGCCTCGACCTCGATCTGCGCGCGCACGCTGACGCGGCAGGCACCTAGCACCATCGTTGCCGATGGCGCGGAGGCGGAAGCGATCAACCGCTTCCCGGTCTCGGCGCTCGGCGCGGACGACGCCATCACCACGGGCCTGCGCCGCGCCGGCCTGAAAACCATCGGCGATGTCGCCTCGCGCAGCCCCCATGAGATCACGGCGCGCTTCGGTGCGCGCTTCTCGACGCTGCTCGCGCATGCGCTGGGGCAAGGCGATGCGCCGATCAGCCCGCGCAAGCCGCTGCCTGACTACATCGTGGAAAAGCGCTTCGCCGAGCCGATCGCGACCGACACCATGATCGCGATGACGCTGTCGCGGCTCGCGGATACGCTGATCGTCTCGATGGAGAAGCAAGGCAAGGGCGCGCGGCGGCTGGAGGCTTCCTTCTTCCGCACCGACGGCGTGGTGCGCGCGATCATGGTCGAGACGGGGCGCCCGGTGACACGAAGTGCAGTCATCGATCGTCTGTTCCGCGAGCGGCTCGACGCGCTCGCCGATCCCCTCGATCCCGGCTTCGGCTTCGACATGGTCCGTCTCTCGGCGAGCCGCACCGAGATCGTGGTGCAGGAGCAGCGCGATCTCGATGCGCACGTCCACGATAATGACGAGCTCGCCGCGCTGATCGACCGCATCGCCGCGCGGATCGGCGGCAAGCGCGTCGTCGTGCACCGGCCGCAGGATACGCATATCCCGGAGTGCGCCGTGCTGGCCGCGCCCGCGCAGCATCATCTCGCCGCCGCCGCGCAGGCCGAATGGCCATCGCGCGTTGAGAGCGAGCCACCGCTGCGCCCGTTGCGGCTGTTCGACAGACCGGAGCCGATCAAGGTGCCGTTCGCGACCGTGCCGGACGGAGCGCCGCATCAATTCACCTGGCGACGCGCGCTGCATGCGGTGGTGCGGGTGGAAGGGCCCGAGCGCATCGCGATGGAATGGTGGCGCCAGGACGGCAAGCAGCTCACGCGGGATTATTTTCGCGTCGAGGATGCCGAAGGCCTGCGGTTCTGGATCTTTCGCGATGGTCTCTACGACAGCGAGCTCGTGGACGAGGAGGGCAGGTCCGTTCCCGCCAACTGGTATGTGCACGGTCTCTTCGCATGA
- a CDS encoding ImuA family protein, which produces MSARTSALAALRGQIERIETSEAAHHRDRVALGHPEADQALQGGLARAAIHEVFCEGRQGTAATGFVTGLAGRVTARRPLLWVRQDFSEIETGALSMSGLAELGLDPRRVVMVRAVDVESALRTSADALACDALGAVVLELWGETRQFDLVASRKLTLAAQASGVTGLLLRMAANPLPSTAETRWMLRAAHSPPGSAWSAWGAPCFDAELVRNRHGPVGRWIMEWKCDECQFSEPSSYPQPVAAAPAHRSHQAGAFAHQRKAG; this is translated from the coding sequence ATGAGCGCACGCACAAGCGCGCTTGCGGCTTTGCGCGGCCAGATCGAGCGCATCGAGACGTCGGAGGCCGCGCATCATCGCGATCGCGTGGCGCTCGGCCACCCGGAAGCCGATCAGGCTTTGCAGGGTGGGCTGGCACGCGCCGCGATCCACGAAGTGTTTTGCGAGGGACGTCAGGGCACGGCCGCGACGGGGTTTGTCACGGGACTCGCCGGCCGCGTGACTGCGCGCCGGCCGCTGTTGTGGGTGCGCCAGGACTTTTCGGAAATCGAGACAGGCGCGCTGTCGATGAGCGGGCTTGCCGAGCTCGGCCTTGATCCGCGTCGCGTGGTGATGGTGCGCGCTGTCGATGTCGAGAGCGCGCTGCGGACGTCAGCCGATGCGCTTGCCTGCGATGCGCTGGGTGCCGTCGTGCTCGAGCTCTGGGGCGAGACCAGACAATTCGATCTCGTGGCGAGCCGCAAGTTGACGCTTGCAGCCCAAGCTTCCGGCGTAACCGGGCTGCTGCTGCGGATGGCAGCAAACCCTCTGCCGTCAACCGCGGAAACCAGATGGATGTTGCGGGCGGCGCATTCGCCGCCGGGATCTGCGTGGAGCGCCTGGGGCGCGCCTTGCTTCGATGCCGAACTCGTTCGCAATCGTCATGGCCCGGTCGGCCGGTGGATCATGGAATGGAAGTGTGATGAGTGCCAGTTCAGCGAACCGTCGTCGTATCCTCAGCCTGTGGCTGCCGCGCCTGCCCATCGATCGCATCAAGCGGGTGCTTTCGCTCATCAGCGAAAGGCCGGATAA
- a CDS encoding UdgX family uracil-DNA binding protein (This protein belongs to the uracil DNA glycosylase superfamily, members of which act in excision repair of DNA. However, it belongs more specifically to UdgX branch, whose founding member was found to bind uracil in DNA (where it does not belong), without cleaving it, appears to promote DNA repair by a pathway involving RecA, rather than base excision.) gives MYLITLDSETDFDGWRKAARALALHHIAPVDVTWGVQGQTKDQMPSGLSEAQNLPPIEIENTFNVPSNFIELARVAILYRDAQRFALLYRLLWRLKADHDLSAAMSDPDVALATAMANSVHRDVQRMRDVVRFREIGREQKAHYAAWFVPEHHIVEFAASFFARRYADMPWSILTPDICAHWDGHVISFTPGISQTEMPAPNRLEETWRRHFHPDRPIAPEASNKRVRNLPEASILEPLLADAERWTGGRTTPRPEAAMPRKPAADDLETLREEAAHCRACPLYKDATQTVFGEGPKSATIMLVGEQPGDKEDIAGHPFVGPAGQMLDRALEEAGVDRRKVYVTNAVKHFKFVPRGKIRLHQKPSTPEIRACRQWYQRELAVLQPSLVVAMGATAAQSVFGKITPIGKNRGRLIDLADGRKALVTVHPSYLLRLPDPKARELEYQRFVDDLKIAAGFREKSARAA, from the coding sequence ATGTACCTCATCACCCTCGATAGCGAGACGGATTTCGACGGCTGGCGCAAAGCCGCACGCGCGCTGGCACTGCATCACATCGCCCCCGTGGACGTGACGTGGGGCGTGCAAGGCCAAACCAAGGATCAGATGCCGTCCGGCCTGTCCGAGGCACAGAACCTTCCGCCGATCGAAATCGAAAACACCTTCAACGTGCCGTCCAATTTCATCGAGCTTGCGCGCGTCGCGATCCTCTATCGCGATGCCCAGCGCTTTGCGCTGCTCTATCGCCTGCTGTGGCGGTTGAAAGCCGATCACGATCTATCGGCAGCGATGAGCGATCCCGATGTCGCGCTGGCCACCGCGATGGCAAACAGCGTGCATCGCGACGTGCAGCGGATGCGCGATGTCGTCCGTTTCCGCGAGATCGGACGCGAGCAGAAGGCGCATTATGCCGCCTGGTTCGTGCCGGAGCATCACATCGTCGAATTCGCCGCATCTTTCTTCGCGCGCCGTTATGCCGACATGCCCTGGTCGATCCTCACGCCCGACATCTGCGCCCATTGGGACGGGCACGTGATCTCGTTCACGCCGGGGATCAGCCAGACGGAGATGCCTGCACCCAACCGATTGGAGGAGACCTGGCGCCGCCACTTCCACCCGGACCGGCCGATCGCACCGGAAGCATCCAACAAGCGCGTGAGGAACCTCCCGGAAGCCTCGATACTTGAACCTCTGCTCGCCGATGCCGAGCGCTGGACCGGCGGACGGACCACCCCGCGTCCGGAGGCAGCCATGCCACGCAAACCCGCCGCTGATGATCTCGAAACGCTGCGCGAGGAAGCTGCTCATTGTCGCGCCTGCCCTCTCTACAAGGATGCGACCCAGACAGTGTTCGGTGAAGGCCCGAAGTCCGCCACCATCATGCTGGTCGGCGAGCAGCCCGGCGACAAGGAAGACATCGCCGGTCATCCCTTCGTGGGACCAGCCGGGCAGATGCTCGACCGCGCGCTGGAAGAGGCCGGCGTCGACCGCAGGAAGGTCTACGTCACCAATGCGGTGAAACACTTCAAATTCGTGCCGCGCGGAAAAATCCGTCTGCACCAGAAGCCGAGCACGCCGGAGATCCGCGCCTGCCGGCAATGGTATCAACGAGAACTGGCGGTCCTCCAGCCCAGCCTCGTCGTCGCGATGGGCGCGACCGCCGCGCAAAGCGTGTTCGGCAAGATTACGCCGATTGGCAAGAACCGCGGCCGGCTGATCGATCTTGCCGACGGCCGCAAGGCGCTGGTGACGGTGCACCCGTCCTATCTGCTGCGGCTGCCGGATCCCAAGGCCAGGGAGCTGGAGTACCAGCGTTTTGTCGACGACCTGAAGATCGCAGCTGGATTCCGGGAAAAATCGGCACGGGCAGCGTGA